Part of the Corynebacterium caspium DSM 44850 genome, AGTACTTTGCGCCCCAAGAGTTTGGATGAGTTTATTGGGCAGAAAAAAGTGCGCGAACAGCTTTCTTTGGTGCTCACCGGAGCTAAAAACCGCGGCGTAGTACCTGATCACGTCCTTTTAGCTGGCCCGCCAGGCTTGGGTAAAACCACCATGGCTATGATCATCGCCCAAGAAATGGGAGCTTCTTTACGCATGACCTCCGGGCCAGCTTTGGAAAGAGCTGGCGATTTGGCAGCAATGCTTTCCAACCTAATGGATGGCGATGTGCTCTTTATTGATGAGATCCATCGGATAGCACGTCCAGCTGAGGAAATGCTGTATATGGCGATGGAAGATTTCCGCATCGATGTAATTGTTGGTAAAGGCCCTGGCGCTACTTCAATTCCTTTGGAATTACCACCTTTTACTCTTGTAGCAGCTACCACACGCTCTGGAATGCTAACTGGCCCGCTACGCGACCGTTTTGGTTTTACTGCCCAAATGGAATTTTATGATGTAGCTGACTTAACCAGAGTGGTTACCCGCGCCGCCAAAATTTTGAATCTAACAATCAATCCTGA contains:
- the ruvB gene encoding Holliday junction branch migration DNA helicase RuvB; translated protein: MSDVERTEFQLPPNLAIPQPRAQGQAGGTIDVAAGKLPGESEVESTLRPKSLDEFIGQKKVREQLSLVLTGAKNRGVVPDHVLLAGPPGLGKTTMAMIIAQEMGASLRMTSGPALERAGDLAAMLSNLMDGDVLFIDEIHRIARPAEEMLYMAMEDFRIDVIVGKGPGATSIPLELPPFTLVAATTRSGMLTGPLRDRFGFTAQMEFYDVADLTRVVTRAAKILNLTINPDAAAEIASRSRGTPRIANRLLRRVRDFAEVHSDGTIDLAAARGALAVFDVDERGLDRLDRAVLNALIRGHGGGPVGVNTLAIAVGEEPATVEEVCEPYLVRAGLIARTGRGRVATASAWRHLGLEPPEGTLGI